A genomic window from Lotus japonicus ecotype B-129 chromosome 1, LjGifu_v1.2 includes:
- the LOC130728570 gene encoding cyclic nucleotide-gated ion channel 2: MPTFSSLPRWIGKKLLGKSPLSTVSNIGDGSGGGDAATPIVDDSSPIGSVVECYACTQVGVPVFHSTSCDSCHQPQWEACAGSSLVPIQNRTGGKTQSFSAHSGPFGHVVDPRSKRVQVWNRALLLARGVALAIDPLFFYALSIGRAGSPCLYMDGGLAAMVTVARTCVDAVHLLHVWLQFRLAYVSRESLVVGCGKLVWDARAIASHYLRSLKGFWFDVFVILPVPQAVFWLVVPKLIREERIKIIMTTMLLIFLFQFLPKVYHSICMMRRMQKVTGYIFGTIWWGFGLNLIAYFIASHVAGGCWYVLAIQRVASCLRQQCERTHGCNLSVSCSEEVCYQSLLPAGTIGNPCGGNSSVVLKKPLCLDVEGPFKYGIYQWALPVISSNSLAVKILYPIFWGLMTLSTFGNDLEPTSDWLEVIFSICIVLSGLLLFTLLIGNIQVFLHAVMAKKRKMQLRCRDMEWWMRRRQLPSRLRQRVRHFERQRWAAMGGEDEMEMIKDLPEGLRRDIKRYLCLDLIKKVPLFHNLDDLILDNICDRVKPLVFSKDEKIIREGDPVQRMVFIVRGRIKRNQSLSKGMVASSVLEPGGFLGDELLSWCLRRPFIDRLPASSATFICIESAEAFGLDAHHLRYITDHFRYKFANERLKRTARYYSSNWRTWAAVNIQFAWRRYRKRTRGGPVTPVRENNGGADQRRLLQYAAMFMSIRPHDHLE, from the exons ATGCCTACCTTCTCCTCTCTCCCTCG gTGGATTGGTAAGAAGCTTCTGGGGAAGAGTCCTCTGAGTACAGTGAGCAACATCGGAGATGGCAGCGGCGGCGGCGATGCTGCAACCCCAATTGTTGATGACAGCAGTCCTATCGGAAGCGTGGTGGAGTGTTATGCCTGCACGCAAGTAGGCGTGCCGGTGTTCCACTCCACCAGCTGCGATAGCTGTCATCAACCTCAATGGGAGGCATGTGCGGGATCATCGCTGGTCCCGATACAGAACCGAACAGGGGGGAAGACCCAGAGTTTCAGCGCCCATTCAGGGCCGTTCGGGCACGTAGTGGATCCGAGGAGCAAGCGCGTGCAGGTGTGGAACCGCGCGTTGCTGCTGGCGCGTGGGGTGGCGCTGGCCATAGACCCGTTGTTTTTCTACGCGCTGTCAATCGGGAGAGCGGGGTCGCCGTGCTTGTACATGGACGGTGGGCTTGCGGCGATGGTGACGGTGGCGCGCACGTGTGTGGATGCGGTGCATTTGCTGCACGTGTGGCTGCAGTTCAGGCTGGCGTACGTGTCGAGGGAGTCGCTGGTTGTTGGGTGTGGGAAGCTCGTGTGGGACGCACGTGCCATCGCTTCTCACTACCTGCGATCGTTGAAGGGATTTTGGTTTGATGTCTTCGTTATCCTTCCAGTTCCTCAG GCTGTGTTTTGGTTAGTAGTACCAAAATTGATAAGAGAAGAGAGGATTAAAATCATCATGACCACAATGTTGTTAATTTTCTTGTTCCAGTTTCTTCCCAAGGTTTACCATAGCATCTGCATGATGAGAAGAATGCAGAAAGTCACAGGCTACATCTTTGGAACCATTTGGTGGGGCTTTGGTCTCAATCTCATAGCTTACTTCATTGCTTCTCAT GTTGCTGGAGGGTGCTGGTATGTCCTTGCTATTCAACGTGTTGCATCCTGCCTGAGGCAGCAGTGTGAGAGAACTCATGGGTGCAATCTCTCTGTGTCATGCTCAGAGGAGGTGTGCTACCAGTCTTTGCTACCAGCAGGCACCATAGGAAATCCATGTGGTGGAAACTCATCAGTAGTGTTAAAAAAGCCTTTGTGCTTGGATGTTGAAGGACCTTTCAAATATGGGATCTACCAATGGGCACTTCCAGTCATATCTAGCAATTCTTTAGCTGTAAAGATTCTTTATCCCATTTTTTGGGGCTTGATGACCCTCAG CACTTTTGGAAATGATCTTGAACCCACCAGTGACTGGCTAGAAGTTATTTTCAGCATATGCATTGTACTCAGTGGACTACTGCTTTTCACTCTGTTGATTGGTAACATCCAG GTATTCTTGCATGCTGTCATGGcaaagaagagaaagatgcAGCTGAGATGCCGTGACATGGAATGGTGGATGAGGAGGAGGCAGCTGCCATCGCGATTAAGACAAAGAGTTCGCCATTTCGAACGGCAAAGGTGGGCAGCTATGGGAGGAGAAGATGAGATGGAAATGATCAAAGACTTGCCTGAGGGGCTGAGGAGGGACATCAAGCGCTATCTTTGCCTGGACCTCATTAAAAAG GTACCTCTTTTCCATAACTTGGATGATCTTATTCTTGATAACATCTGCGACAGGGTGAAGCCCCTAGTTTTCTCTAAAGATGAAAAG ATAATTAGAGAAGGTGACCCTGTACAGAGGATGGTGTTCATTGTCCGCGGACGCATAAAGAGAAACCAAAGCCTCAGCAAAGGCATGGTAGCCTCCAGCGTCCTTGAACCTGGAGGGTTTTTAGGCGACGAGCTCCTCTCATGGTGCCTGCGCCGCCCATTCATTGACCGGCTCCCGGCTTCCTCAGCCACATTCATATGCATCGAATCAGCTGAAGCATTTGGCCTCGATGCTCATCACTTGAGGTACATCACTGATCACTTCAGATACAAATTCGCCAACGAGCGGCTGAAGAGAACAGCGAGGTACTACTCATCCAATTGGAGGACATGGGCTGCTGTCAACATTCAATTTGCTTGGAGACGTTACAGGAAGAGGACTAGAGGAGGTCCAGTGACACCTGTGAGGGAGAATAATGGAGGCGCTGATCAACGCAGGCTTTTGCAGTATGCTGCAATGTTCATGTCAATAAGGCCACATGACCACCTTGAATGA
- the LOC130728571 gene encoding phosphatidylinositol 3,4,5-trisphosphate 3-phosphatase and protein-tyrosine-phosphatase PTEN1, producing MGLKFSKEAPPHKTDSSLGLHHHMIHYLTKNFIRNLVSKQRRRMLIAGYDLDMTYISDRVLAMSFPAERMRAMYRNPLWQVKSVLDMRHYDHYKVYNLCIEESYDSSHFYGRVEAFPFDDNHVPSLAMVKAFCESVDSWLSRDPKNIAVIHCMAGKGRTGLMVSAYLTYCGMSSDEALQLYADRRTTNNEGVSIPSQRRYVGYWESLLSIPRGAGHGPPKVNLPPPCSRELRRIRLYDTVNIDTVFFVISELQEVPNEVYRPPVEVYRGCSRRVKKGYQRNNSPRYYISVLEGDEDGHQSEIEEPRIVVQMDTESPAIYQKSCLDHYFDKPIRVTGDVRVTFYEKMIGGRLFYCCFNTAFIRNSLLQLTVKDLDKVGKKGRSICGPSFCLELLFGPANTGYSSSSVSIGETDDSF from the exons ATGGGGTTGAAATTTTCAAAGGAGGCACCACCACACAAAACTGATAGTAGCCTAGGTTTACATCATCACATGATCCATTACCTTACCAAGAATTTTATTCGTAACTTGGTATCTAAGCAACGGAGAAGAATGCTCATTGCTGGCTACGATCTTGACATGACGTATATCTCAGATCGGGTATTAGCTATGTCATTTCCTGCAGAGCGTATGCGAGCAATGTATCGAAATCCTCTCTGGCAGGTCAAATCTGTGTTGGATATGAGACATTATGACCATTATAAG GTCTATAATCTCTGTATAGAAGAAAGTTATGATTCATCACACTTCTATGGACGTGTGGAAGCATTCCCTTTCGATGACAATCATGTGCCATCTCTTGCAATGGTCAAAGCTTTCTGCGAAAGTGTGGATTCATGGCTGTCACGTGACCCAAAAAATATTGCTGTTATTCATTGCATG GCAGGAAAAGGTAGAACTGGTTTAATGGTGTCTGCATACCTAACTTATTGTGGCATGTCATCAGATGAGGCTCTTCAATTGTACGCAGATAGACGAACAACCAATAATGAAGGA GTATCAATACCAAGCCAACGTCGTTATGTAGGGTACTGGGAAAGTCTACTATCAATCCCTAGGGGCGCTGGACATGGCCCACCAAAGGTGAACTTGCCTCCACCATGTAGCAGAGAATTGCGGCGAATCCGGCTGTATGATACAGTCAACATTGACACAGTATTCTTTGTGATTTCAGAGCTGCAGGAA GTTCCTAATGAGGTCTATCGTCCCCCTGTGGAAGTTTACCGCGGCTGTAGTAGACGAGTTAAGAAAGGTTATCAGAGAAACAACAGTCCTCGCTATTATATCTCTGTTCTTGAAGGTGATGAAGATGGGCATCAATCAGAAATAGAAGAACCTCGTATTGTAGTTCAAATGGACACAGAGAGTCCTGCAATATATCAAAAATCATGTTTGGACCATTATTTTGATAAACCTATACGA GTAACTGGAGATGTACGCGTCACATTCTACGAGAAAATGATTGGAGGCCGTCTTTTCTACTGTTGTTTCAACACAGCTTTTATTAGGAATAGCTTACTTCAG CTCACAGTAAAGGATTTGGACAAAGTTGGGAAAAAAGGAAGATCAATATGTGGCCCTTCCTTCTGCCTAGAATTACTATTTGGTCCCGCTAATACAGGATATTCATCATCCAGTGTATCCATTGGCGAAACTGATGATTCATTCTAA